In the genome of Sander vitreus isolate 19-12246 chromosome 13, sanVit1, whole genome shotgun sequence, one region contains:
- the rnasekb gene encoding ribonuclease kappa-B, translating to MPSLLFCGPKMAACGIVISIWGVIMLAMLGIFFSAKSAVLIEDVPFTEEDIRNDKNPPQNIYSLYNQVGINCFIAAGIYVAVGAVSLCQVRLNKRQEYMVT from the exons ATGCCGTCGCTTCTGTTCTGCGGGCCGAAGATGGCCGCGTGCGGGATAGTGATCAGCATCTGGGGGGTCATCATGCTG GCGATGCTGGGAATCTTCTTCAGCGCCAAGTCGGCCGTGCTGATCGAGGACGTCCCGTTCACCGAGGAGGACATTCGGAACGA taaaaaccctccTCAGAACATCTACAGTCTCTACAACCAGGTCGGCATCAACTGCTTCATCGCCGCCGGCATCTACGTGGCGGTGGGCGCCGTCTCGCTCTGCCAGGTGCGACTCAACAAGCGGCAGGAGTACATGGTCACATAG
- the bacc1 gene encoding BPTF-associated chromatin complex component 1: protein MTSASAKVGEIFSAAGAAFTKLGELTMQLHPVSDSSPAGAKWTETEIEMLRLAVRRFGDDLNNISTVIKERTVAQIKSTVKRKLYEDSRVPISSESPKKTVKKTAMTPAPALAAPAMIAVPTSQVVVATGMQNSPSLAPPLKKQKTADVTLSALNDSDVNSDLVDIEGLGDGSSNKKLNFDQESLNLDSSLIMNSSDLPLLSR, encoded by the exons ATGACGTCTGCCTCTGCTAAG GTCGGGGAGATCTTCTCCGCAGCAGGAGCTGCCTTCACCAAGCTGGGGGAGCTGACCATGCAGCTGCACCCAGTATCAGACTCCAGCCCTGcagg AGCCAAATGGACGGAGACGGAGATCGAGATGCTGCGTTTGGCGGTGCGTCGGTTCGGAGACGACCTCAACAACATCAGCACCGTGATCAAAGAACGCACTGT AGCTCAGATAAAGAGCACAGTGAAGAGGAAGCTGTACGAGGACAGCCGCGTGCCCATTTCCTCCGAATCGCCCAAGAAGACTGTCAAAAAAACTGCCATGACGCCGGCTCCGGCGCTTGCCGCGCCCGCCATGATCGCCGTGCCGACCTCGCAGGTTGTCGTGGCGACGGGCATGCAGAACAGCCCCTCTCTGGCCCCGCCCCTCAAGAAACAGAAGACAGCAG ACGTGACTCTGAGCGCGCTCAACGACTCGGACGTGAACAGCGACCTCGTGGACATCGAAGGACTCGGCGATGGATCGTCCAACAAGAAACTAAACTTTGACCAAG AGAGCCTGAACTTGGACTCGAGCCTCATCATGAACTCCAGTGACCTCCCGCTGCTGTCccgctga